In a single window of the Ruminococcus albus 7 = DSM 20455 genome:
- a CDS encoding restriction endonuclease subunit S, translating into MVDYKEILRLTSIIQGQGTIPRDESDRNISYNKASIPTYKLVKENDFIMHLRPFEWGLEIATREGIVSPAYTILRNKVELVPEFYRYYFRSSSFIVEKLTGITEGIRDGRSINMDDFWLLEIPYPSIPEQRKIGQFMDLINRQIQIEKDKLQAIKLVKKGLLQQMFV; encoded by the coding sequence ATGGTGGACTACAAAGAGATACTCAGGCTTACCAGTATTATTCAGGGACAGGGGACCATTCCGAGAGATGAGTCAGACCGAAATATCAGTTATAACAAGGCTTCTATCCCGACGTATAAACTCGTTAAGGAAAACGACTTTATTATGCATCTTCGTCCGTTCGAATGGGGACTGGAGATTGCTACAAGGGAAGGCATTGTCAGCCCTGCATACACGATTTTGAGAAACAAGGTTGAACTGGTTCCAGAGTTCTATCGGTATTATTTCAGGTCTTCAAGCTTTATTGTGGAAAAGCTGACAGGGATTACCGAAGGTATCCGTGATGGACGTTCCATCAATATGGATGACTTCTGGCTCTTAGAGATTCCTTACCCGTCTATTCCAGAACAGAGAAAAATCGGTCAGTTCATGGACCTGATAAACAGGCAGATACAGATTGAAAAGGATAAGCTGCAAGCCATCAAGTTGGTAAAGAAAGGTCTGCTTCAGCAGATGTTTGTGTGA